Proteins encoded within one genomic window of Streptomyces sp. NBC_01237:
- a CDS encoding DUF4158 domain-containing protein, which yields MHGRTGSSRRQEMWALRGHGPSPGRLSVVGGDVDCRLGLGWVVTSIERTAYPRFKRLITAHELHLFFSPTRHELEWAADRTDSDEHLVALLLMLRSYQRMGCFPKVEDIPEAVAEVVRRAVERLQ from the coding sequence GTGCATGGCCGAACGGGTTCGAGCAGGCGCCAGGAGATGTGGGCCCTACGAGGGCACGGCCCGTCACCCGGTCGGCTCAGTGTCGTTGGTGGTGATGTTGACTGTCGTCTGGGCCTGGGCTGGGTTGTAACCTCGATCGAACGGACCGCGTATCCGCGGTTCAAGCGGCTGATCACCGCGCATGAGCTGCATCTGTTCTTCTCGCCGACTCGCCATGAGCTGGAGTGGGCCGCCGACCGTACGGACAGTGATGAACATCTGGTGGCCCTGCTGCTGATGCTGAGGTCGTATCAGCGCATGGGGTGCTTCCCGAAGGTGGAGGACATCCCGGAGGCAGTGGCGGAAGTCGTGCGGCGGGCGGTGGAGCGCCTTCAATGA
- a CDS encoding Tn3 family transposase, with protein sequence MDFTALAEELRTGEVSVVGSEEYADWFEQLLAWEAVQERLASYLVEVGLAEPGESAEFDAKFFRQQLEDKLRNAAAPADAGYPENEGLVIGPATGTPSLKAFRADGQRPSAKRLEWEIKARMPGRSLMGIVARTSQWVEWWRRVGPPSGSEPKVTDLLGRYVIVTFVKCTNMGSHEPARHILGMSGHELSVRRESALLDRAANEAISDLVNAQARLDISQAWGDGIAVVADGSHMDTYLDNLLSETSAGQ encoded by the coding sequence ATGGACTTCACCGCTCTCGCCGAGGAACTGCGCACCGGCGAAGTCTCGGTGGTCGGCTCGGAGGAGTACGCCGACTGGTTCGAGCAGCTGCTGGCCTGGGAGGCCGTGCAGGAGAGGCTGGCGTCCTACCTGGTGGAGGTCGGCCTCGCTGAGCCGGGCGAGAGCGCAGAGTTCGACGCGAAGTTCTTCCGCCAGCAGCTGGAGGACAAGCTGCGGAACGCTGCTGCGCCGGCGGACGCCGGGTACCCGGAGAACGAGGGCCTGGTCATCGGCCCGGCGACGGGCACCCCCTCACTGAAGGCGTTTCGGGCTGACGGGCAGCGGCCCTCGGCGAAGCGGCTTGAGTGGGAGATCAAAGCTCGGATGCCGGGGCGTTCCCTGATGGGGATCGTGGCCCGGACCTCGCAATGGGTGGAGTGGTGGCGCCGCGTCGGCCCGCCGTCCGGCAGTGAGCCCAAGGTCACCGACCTCTTGGGCCGCTACGTGATCGTCACGTTCGTCAAGTGCACCAACATGGGCTCCCACGAGCCCGCCCGGCACATCCTCGGGATGTCCGGGCACGAGCTGTCCGTACGTCGCGAATCGGCACTTCTCGATCGTGCTGCTAACGAGGCGATCTCCGACCTGGTCAACGCACAGGCCCGTCTAGACATCTCGCAGGCGTGGGGCGACGGGATCGCAGTGGTGGCGGACGGGAGCCACATGGACACCTACCTCGACAACCTGCTCTCCGAGACGTCCGCAGGGCAGTAG
- a CDS encoding class I SAM-dependent methyltransferase: MTVLQRCEKSVLDIGCGPGRLVAALSKTGRTALGIDISPAAITRAQGAGGSALHRSVFDPLPSEGQWGTALLIDGNIGIGGNPGRLLKRVAEIVQPGGLLLAEVSQPDVDERFNARIEGGDGPAGPTFPWARTGITALLREARGNGWTYSEQWAAHQRTFVALRTTAPGTWALRISHYR, encoded by the coding sequence ATGACCGTCCTCCAGCGTTGCGAGAAGAGCGTGCTCGACATCGGCTGCGGCCCCGGCCGTTTGGTCGCAGCCCTCTCCAAGACCGGGCGCACGGCACTGGGTATCGACATCAGTCCAGCAGCCATCACGCGGGCCCAGGGCGCGGGCGGGTCGGCACTGCACCGATCAGTCTTCGATCCGCTCCCCTCCGAGGGGCAGTGGGGCACCGCCCTGCTCATCGACGGCAACATCGGCATCGGCGGAAACCCAGGCAGACTACTCAAACGAGTGGCGGAGATCGTCCAGCCCGGCGGGCTGCTCCTCGCAGAGGTGTCGCAGCCCGACGTCGACGAACGCTTCAACGCCCGGATCGAGGGCGGAGACGGCCCAGCCGGCCCAACATTCCCCTGGGCACGGACCGGAATCACCGCTCTCCTTCGCGAAGCACGTGGCAACGGCTGGACATACTCCGAGCAATGGGCAGCACACCAACGCACCTTCGTGGCCCTACGAACCACGGCTCCAGGCACCTGGGCACTACGGATAAGCCATTACCGCTGA
- a CDS encoding molybdopterin-dependent oxidoreductase, protein MGITLMFVTGLLSYAAYNPDLGANDKTPDRGWLGFYLFSWPTHPYWLYRLTQGVHITLGIVLIPVLLAKLWSVVPKLFSWPPVKSVSHALERISVLLLVGGVLFEFATGVLNIQLDYIFPGSFYPLHFYGAWVFIGAFVVHIAFRIPLMVRMLRSGGLREELRSRPKTGESSPSDPTGLVTPRPAAPTMSRRGALGMVGAGSLALLAVTAGQSIGGWLRPTALLAPRSQNPGPGPNGFQINKTAASVGIRAVDTGAAWRLVVRGGGRERVLTREEVLTLPQHRAALPIACVEGWSTEDQEWSGVRLADLAALVGFTHSPPGVFVQSAQLSGSFRSTTLRDNQVRDPRSLLALRVNGADLSPDHGYPARIIVPANPGVHNTKWVTRLTFGENV, encoded by the coding sequence GTGGGCATCACGCTGATGTTCGTCACGGGACTGCTCTCGTATGCCGCGTACAACCCCGACCTCGGTGCCAACGACAAGACTCCAGACCGGGGCTGGCTGGGTTTCTATCTGTTCTCCTGGCCGACACATCCGTACTGGCTCTACCGGCTCACCCAGGGCGTTCACATCACGCTCGGCATCGTGCTGATTCCAGTACTGCTCGCGAAGCTGTGGTCGGTGGTCCCCAAGCTGTTCTCCTGGCCCCCGGTCAAGTCCGTCAGTCACGCGCTGGAGCGGATTTCTGTGCTCCTGCTCGTGGGAGGGGTGCTGTTCGAATTCGCCACCGGGGTACTCAACATCCAGCTGGACTACATTTTCCCCGGCTCTTTCTACCCGCTGCACTTCTACGGGGCCTGGGTCTTCATCGGCGCGTTCGTCGTCCACATCGCCTTCCGGATCCCGCTCATGGTCCGGATGCTGCGCAGCGGCGGTCTCCGCGAGGAACTACGCAGCCGGCCCAAGACCGGCGAGAGCTCTCCTTCGGACCCCACAGGTCTGGTCACTCCTCGCCCTGCCGCGCCGACCATGTCCCGCCGCGGTGCGCTGGGAATGGTGGGGGCCGGCTCCCTGGCGCTGCTCGCCGTGACGGCCGGGCAGAGCATCGGAGGCTGGCTCCGGCCCACCGCGCTGCTCGCGCCACGCAGCCAGAATCCGGGCCCTGGTCCCAACGGCTTCCAGATCAACAAGACCGCGGCCAGCGTGGGCATCCGTGCCGTCGACACCGGTGCGGCCTGGCGACTTGTCGTTCGGGGCGGGGGCCGCGAGCGGGTCCTCACCCGTGAAGAGGTCCTGACGCTCCCGCAGCACAGGGCCGCGCTGCCGATCGCCTGCGTGGAGGGCTGGTCCACCGAGGACCAGGAGTGGAGCGGAGTCCGGCTGGCCGACCTTGCCGCCCTCGTCGGGTTCACCCACAGCCCGCCCGGCGTCTTCGTCCAGTCCGCCCAGCTCAGCGGTTCCTTCCGCTCGACCACACTGCGCGACAACCAGGTCCGCGACCCCCGCTCCCTGCTGGCCCTGCGAGTCAACGGAGCCGATCTGTCGCCGGACCACGGCTACCCGGCGCGCATCATCGTCCCGGCCAATCCAGGTGTCCACAACACCAAATGGGTCACCCGGCTGACCTTCGGGGAGAACGTATGA
- a CDS encoding glycoside hydrolase family 15 protein: MSTRPIGDYALLSDCRSAALVSTAGSVDWLCLPRFDSPAVFARLLDEEAGHWTIRPCEPSEVSRRYVPETLALETTFHTSSGTVVLLDALAMGHRERGHALGASSPGVLLRQITCTSGSVTVETSFAPRPEFGLVHPVMSLVRGGLSAYGGAQRLVLSAPLPLRTEGATAHGETVLRAGQRIGFALSSLPAWGEAKPESWRGGRIHRRLNDTIKGWRSWTGIHQGYQGRWRDEVAHSGRVLQALTFTPTGAIVAAATTSLPESIGADRNWDYRYTWVRDASFTLQALSTSACDKEKAAYFGFLAQAAATQLERGIDLQVMYGIGGERDLSERTLPHLSGWRGSTPVRTGNDAWRQHQLDVYGELLDAAHQTHPRTEWFDQPTRNFLLQAAETAARRWNEPDQGIWEVRGPSRHFLYSKLMCWVALDRAIDLAPALGATERVTAWRQTRQTIRTAIETEGWNPRLGAFTQAFGSSELDASALMLPLVGFLPGDDPRIRATVSAVADQLSDTRGQVRRYLQDDFVSDEGAFLLCTFWLAHALALIGEVQRARTVFETALTCANDVGLLAEEISPTSGEALGNYPQAFSHIGLINAARAIHHAEQAGQSR; encoded by the coding sequence GTGAGTACGCGCCCGATCGGTGACTACGCACTGCTGTCGGACTGCCGTTCGGCCGCGCTGGTGTCCACGGCAGGTTCGGTGGACTGGCTGTGCTTGCCGCGCTTCGACAGCCCGGCGGTCTTCGCCCGTCTGCTCGACGAGGAGGCCGGGCACTGGACGATCCGGCCTTGTGAACCGAGTGAGGTCAGCCGCCGCTATGTACCCGAGACCCTGGCGCTGGAGACCACCTTCCATACTTCCTCGGGCACGGTGGTTCTCCTCGACGCACTCGCGATGGGACACCGCGAGCGCGGTCACGCGCTGGGGGCGTCCTCCCCCGGCGTGCTGCTGCGCCAGATCACCTGCACCAGTGGATCGGTGACGGTGGAGACCAGCTTCGCGCCCCGCCCGGAGTTCGGCCTCGTTCACCCGGTGATGTCCCTCGTACGTGGCGGACTCAGCGCGTACGGAGGCGCACAGCGTCTCGTGCTGTCCGCACCGCTCCCGCTGCGGACCGAAGGCGCGACCGCGCACGGGGAGACCGTACTGAGGGCGGGCCAGCGGATCGGGTTCGCGCTGTCGTCCCTGCCTGCCTGGGGCGAGGCGAAACCGGAATCCTGGCGAGGCGGGCGCATCCACCGTCGCCTGAACGACACGATCAAGGGGTGGAGGTCTTGGACGGGGATCCATCAGGGCTATCAAGGCCGGTGGAGGGACGAGGTTGCCCACAGCGGGCGCGTGCTGCAAGCACTGACCTTCACACCCACCGGCGCCATCGTCGCGGCCGCCACCACATCCCTCCCGGAAAGCATCGGAGCCGACCGCAACTGGGACTACCGCTACACCTGGGTCCGCGACGCCAGCTTCACCCTCCAGGCCCTGTCCACCTCCGCCTGCGACAAGGAGAAGGCCGCCTACTTCGGATTCCTCGCCCAGGCCGCAGCAACCCAGCTGGAACGAGGCATCGACCTGCAGGTAATGTACGGCATCGGCGGCGAAAGAGACCTCAGCGAACGCACCCTGCCCCACCTCTCGGGATGGCGGGGCAGCACACCGGTCCGCACCGGCAACGACGCCTGGCGCCAGCACCAACTCGACGTCTACGGCGAACTGCTCGACGCCGCACACCAGACCCACCCCCGCACCGAGTGGTTCGACCAGCCCACCCGCAACTTCCTCCTCCAGGCCGCCGAGACCGCTGCTCGACGCTGGAACGAGCCCGACCAGGGGATTTGGGAAGTGCGAGGTCCCAGCCGCCACTTCCTCTACTCGAAACTGATGTGCTGGGTCGCCCTGGACCGGGCCATCGACCTCGCGCCCGCTCTCGGCGCGACCGAACGCGTCACCGCCTGGCGGCAAACCCGACAGACAATTCGAACAGCCATTGAAACCGAAGGGTGGAACCCCCGCCTCGGCGCTTTCACCCAAGCGTTCGGATCAAGCGAGCTCGACGCCTCAGCCCTCATGCTTCCCCTCGTCGGATTCCTTCCCGGCGACGACCCTCGCATCCGCGCCACGGTGTCCGCGGTCGCGGACCAGCTGTCGGACACACGCGGACAGGTACGTCGCTACCTCCAGGACGATTTCGTGTCCGACGAGGGGGCGTTCCTTCTCTGCACCTTCTGGCTCGCCCACGCCTTGGCTCTGATCGGCGAGGTGCAACGCGCCCGCACAGTCTTCGAAACCGCCCTCACCTGCGCCAACGACGTCGGCCTCCTCGCCGAAGAGATCTCCCCCACCTCCGGGGAGGCCCTTGGAAACTATCCCCAGGCATTCAGCCACATCGGCCTCATCAACGCGGCACGGGCCATCCACCACGCCGAACAGGCAGGACAAAGCCGTTGA
- a CDS encoding transposase, with amino-acid sequence MSGVITAWESSWITPFTGLSPRVFGRLVTELRREGADPVRKGRPWSLPLEDRVLLVAAYWRTNLTLRQLAPLFGISKSAADRIIDDLGPSLALQPRKRFRKDTVLIVDGTLVPTRDHTIAEQSKNYRYSTNHQVVIDADTRLVVLVGRPLPGNRNDCKAWEESGAKAAVGKTMTIADGGYPGTGLVMPHRRRKGEELPDWKQAHNKSRKQVRARVEHVFARMKTWKILRDCRLKGDGVHHAMLGIARLHNLNLAG; translated from the coding sequence GTGTCTGGTGTGATCACGGCGTGGGAGTCGTCCTGGATAACCCCGTTCACGGGGCTGAGCCCGCGTGTCTTCGGCAGGTTGGTGACTGAACTGCGCCGCGAGGGTGCGGATCCGGTGCGCAAGGGCCGCCCGTGGTCCCTTCCGCTGGAAGACCGGGTGCTGCTTGTCGCGGCGTACTGGCGCACGAACCTCACGTTGCGCCAGCTTGCCCCGCTCTTCGGGATCTCGAAGTCCGCGGCCGACCGAATCATCGATGACCTCGGCCCGTCGCTCGCGCTGCAGCCCCGCAAGCGATTCCGCAAGGACACCGTGCTCATCGTGGACGGCACTCTGGTGCCCACCCGCGATCACACCATCGCCGAGCAGTCCAAGAACTACCGGTACTCCACCAACCACCAGGTCGTCATCGACGCTGACACCCGGCTCGTCGTGCTGGTCGGCCGGCCACTGCCCGGCAACCGCAACGACTGCAAGGCGTGGGAGGAGTCCGGCGCGAAGGCTGCCGTCGGCAAGACGATGACGATCGCCGACGGCGGCTATCCGGGCACCGGGCTCGTCATGCCCCACCGACGCCGCAAAGGCGAAGAGCTGCCCGACTGGAAACAGGCCCACAACAAGTCCCGCAAACAGGTCCGCGCCCGCGTCGAGCATGTCTTCGCCCGCATGAAGACCTGGAAGATCCTCCGCGACTGCCGCCTCAAGGGCGACGGCGTCCACCACGCCATGCTCGGAATCGCCCGCCTGCACAACCTCAACCTCGCCGGATAG
- a CDS encoding DUF6221 family protein translates to MTEKLVKFLKARLDEEADLARRCDGDGCGEWSAHGHTVDFCQVDLSGFHPTIALHVALHDPARVLREVEAKRRILARHARDPWPCHDLRDLALPYADHPDFPARA, encoded by the coding sequence ATGACTGAAAAGCTGGTGAAGTTTCTCAAGGCGCGGCTCGACGAGGAGGCCGACTTGGCCCGACGCTGCGACGGCGACGGATGCGGGGAATGGTCTGCCCACGGACACACGGTCGACTTCTGCCAGGTTGACCTCTCCGGATTCCACCCCACGATTGCTCTGCATGTGGCACTGCACGACCCGGCCCGCGTCCTGCGCGAGGTCGAAGCCAAGCGGCGCATCCTGGCCCGTCACGCCCGCGACCCCTGGCCGTGCCACGACCTACGCGACCTTGCCTTGCCTTACGCCGACCATCCTGACTTCCCCGCACGGGCCTGA
- a CDS encoding IS5 family transposase translates to MVDDELWALIEPLLPPWPERSPGPRPVSDRLCPQGILFVLYNDIAWQLLPLELGFGSGQTCWRRLDRWQKAGAFDRLHRALLAELNAAGELDWSRACVDGSHIRAKKGGADTGPSPVDRRKTGSKHHLICDGRGTPLKVITTAANVNDVTQTLALVEGIPPVAGHPGRPRRRPESLLGDKGYDSNAHRDALRNRRILPVISRKGSPNIKGIGKLRYVVEQTFALLHQFKRLAVRWERRTELHDAFVSLACSLICFRRLKKARS, encoded by the coding sequence ATCGTGGACGATGAGTTGTGGGCATTGATCGAGCCGTTGTTGCCGCCGTGGCCAGAGCGGTCCCCGGGGCCTCGGCCGGTGTCGGACCGGCTCTGTCCACAGGGCATTCTGTTCGTTCTCTATAACGACATAGCCTGGCAACTCCTGCCGTTGGAGTTGGGCTTCGGGTCGGGGCAGACGTGCTGGCGCCGACTGGACCGGTGGCAGAAGGCAGGAGCTTTCGACCGGCTGCACCGGGCCCTGCTCGCCGAGCTGAACGCGGCCGGCGAGCTCGACTGGTCGCGGGCCTGCGTGGATGGTTCTCACATCCGCGCAAAAAAGGGGGGCGCCGACACCGGTCCGTCGCCGGTCGACCGGCGGAAGACAGGCAGCAAGCACCATCTCATCTGCGACGGACGCGGCACCCCACTGAAGGTCATCACGACCGCGGCGAACGTCAACGACGTCACCCAGACCCTCGCCCTGGTCGAGGGCATCCCGCCCGTCGCGGGACACCCCGGCCGCCCCCGCCGTCGACCTGAATCCCTGCTCGGGGACAAGGGCTACGACTCCAACGCCCACCGCGACGCACTGCGGAACCGACGAATCCTGCCTGTCATCTCACGCAAGGGATCACCGAACATCAAGGGCATCGGCAAGCTCCGCTACGTCGTCGAGCAGACCTTCGCCCTACTCCACCAGTTCAAGCGGCTCGCCGTGCGCTGGGAACGCCGCACCGAACTTCACGACGCCTTCGTCTCCCTCGCCTGCAGCCTGATCTGCTTCAGACGCCTCAAGAAGGCACGATCATGA
- a CDS encoding alpha/beta hydrolase: MAVGYLVTVVLAVLIVMFCLVRIRGPKPLFYFSYRLGLVFNEIPHVALYALVASTALAFSEGDITTTFDRVNVGVAGAAAAGLVVITLRGMRAASVVRVALDDALGVGTGTHRRPPLARILLRPVFRRRRDVKRVSNLSYGDAGRRNLLDVYHHRSRPEGGSVMIHFHGGHYDQGRKNTQSLPLLYRLASQGWVCISANYRLRPEFPHPAHLIDAKKVIAWAREHAAEYGAAPAAAVFVAGSSAGGHMAAQAALTPNEPAYQPGFEEADTSVTAAVVLNGFLAEYFDGDPATSPVNLVRTDAPPFLIAHGDLDELVDTENPRALVTALESVSTSPVVYAELPGAHHAFDLFHSFRFEALIGGVEDFAAWATARKNRPENT, encoded by the coding sequence GTGGCTGTGGGCTATCTGGTGACCGTGGTGTTGGCCGTGCTAATCGTGATGTTCTGTCTGGTTCGCATACGCGGGCCGAAACCGCTCTTCTACTTCAGCTACCGGCTCGGCCTGGTCTTCAACGAGATCCCGCACGTCGCTCTCTACGCGCTGGTGGCCTCGACAGCACTGGCCTTCTCCGAGGGCGACATCACCACGACCTTCGACCGGGTGAACGTTGGGGTGGCAGGGGCCGCGGCTGCCGGGCTTGTGGTGATCACCCTGCGCGGAATGCGGGCGGCGTCCGTGGTGCGTGTCGCCTTGGACGACGCGCTCGGCGTCGGGACGGGGACGCACCGCCGGCCACCGCTGGCCCGCATCCTGCTCAGGCCCGTCTTTCGCCGCCGCCGCGACGTCAAGCGGGTAAGCAACCTCAGCTACGGAGACGCAGGCCGTCGCAACCTCCTCGACGTCTACCACCACCGCTCACGCCCCGAAGGCGGCTCCGTAATGATCCACTTCCATGGTGGCCACTACGACCAGGGCCGGAAGAACACTCAGTCGCTGCCCCTGCTCTACCGGCTCGCCAGCCAGGGCTGGGTCTGCATCAGCGCCAACTACCGGCTGCGCCCCGAGTTCCCGCATCCCGCCCATCTGATCGACGCGAAGAAGGTCATCGCCTGGGCGCGCGAACACGCAGCGGAGTACGGCGCGGCGCCTGCGGCCGCCGTGTTCGTGGCGGGGAGCTCCGCGGGTGGGCACATGGCGGCTCAGGCAGCACTCACCCCCAATGAACCGGCCTACCAGCCCGGGTTCGAGGAGGCAGACACCTCCGTGACCGCGGCCGTCGTGCTCAACGGTTTTCTCGCGGAATACTTCGACGGCGACCCAGCGACCTCGCCGGTCAACCTCGTCCGGACGGATGCACCACCATTCCTCATCGCGCACGGGGACCTGGACGAGCTGGTAGACACGGAGAACCCCAGGGCCCTTGTCACCGCTCTGGAATCGGTCTCCACCTCGCCGGTCGTGTACGCCGAACTACCGGGCGCCCACCACGCTTTCGACCTCTTCCACTCATTCCGGTTCGAGGCGCTCATCGGCGGCGTCGAGGACTTCGCCGCGTGGGCGACGGCCCGGAAGAACCGGCCTGAGAACACGTAA